One genomic window of Halorhabdus sp. CBA1104 includes the following:
- a CDS encoding DUF63 family protein → MNEFVKDNPGRAWLATFAVAVLAVAGGSLAFTKTVWDRFIWQYFWGPVYADAHNAACAIKAQGETTLVSWSNQAQCAIQGNAVVAEPGYTIVSEVGYMITAFFFVIGVFLLLRRLDLSLDRNMLYALVPFMLFGGALRVVEDATDEVPAGVDSFLSYPLNSLFISPVIYFTVFAIALTALLASVELADRDIVETTHKPLAAMGIGVLAVTTAYLGMLGLTAEYVGFYPQVIVLTVGLASLFAYGLYVLADRFAPEINRGTGYAGLVVLWGQAIDGVANVLMADWIHAIGLPEALTYSAKHPANAIIIDVTNTVLPPGVIDVIGTSWPFLLVKLAVPLGFVWLFTEEFVEESPRFSYLLLVAVTAVGLGPGTRDMVRAALAI, encoded by the coding sequence ATGAACGAGTTCGTCAAAGACAACCCCGGCCGGGCGTGGCTCGCGACCTTCGCAGTCGCTGTCCTCGCGGTGGCCGGTGGGTCACTCGCGTTCACCAAAACAGTCTGGGATCGGTTCATCTGGCAGTATTTCTGGGGACCAGTGTACGCTGATGCCCACAACGCCGCCTGTGCGATCAAGGCCCAGGGCGAGACGACGCTCGTCAGTTGGTCGAATCAGGCCCAGTGTGCCATCCAAGGGAACGCCGTCGTCGCGGAGCCAGGGTACACCATCGTCTCCGAGGTCGGCTACATGATCACTGCCTTTTTCTTCGTGATCGGGGTCTTCCTGCTGTTGCGACGGCTCGACCTCTCACTCGACAGAAACATGCTGTATGCGCTGGTGCCGTTCATGCTGTTCGGTGGGGCGCTGCGTGTCGTCGAGGACGCCACCGACGAAGTGCCAGCGGGCGTCGACTCGTTCCTGTCGTATCCGCTGAATTCGCTTTTCATCAGTCCCGTCATCTACTTCACCGTCTTTGCGATCGCCCTGACAGCACTCCTCGCGAGCGTCGAACTGGCCGATCGCGACATCGTCGAGACGACACACAAACCGCTCGCTGCGATGGGAATCGGCGTCTTGGCGGTCACGACGGCCTATCTGGGGATGCTCGGGCTCACTGCCGAGTACGTCGGGTTCTATCCACAAGTCATCGTTCTGACGGTCGGACTGGCGTCGCTGTTTGCCTACGGACTGTATGTCCTGGCAGATCGCTTCGCTCCCGAGATCAATCGCGGGACTGGCTACGCCGGCCTGGTTGTGCTGTGGGGCCAGGCTATCGACGGGGTTGCGAACGTGCTGATGGCCGACTGGATCCACGCCATCGGACTGCCCGAGGCGCTGACCTACTCGGCGAAACACCCTGCAAACGCGATCATTATCGACGTGACCAATACCGTGTTGCCACCAGGGGTCATCGACGTCATCGGGACGTCGTGGCCGTTCCTCCTGGTGAAACTCGCCGTCCCACTCGGATTCGTCTGGCTGTTTACCGAGGAATTCGTCGAAGAGAGTCCGCGCTTCTCGTATCTCCTACTCGTGGCAGTGACCGCCGTCGGCCTCGGCCCCGGCACCCGTGACATGGTGCGTGCGGCCCTCGCGATCTAA